Proteins from a genomic interval of Ktedonobacterales bacterium:
- a CDS encoding glycosyltransferase family 87 protein: protein MRRRVTDSRPIPRKRLLWLLGRVGWGVLLLLGVFLLGNEVILVSQQRTDFCQDYLAAQRLTQGIAVYLPMHCWTGFIPSPFQYDAHPPFSILLIWPLSVLPQVPAAMLWGLGSLAGYLLSGLFLLRALGWRSLRSLTLFVLGSVFWEALTIGIGEQNFGQLLTFLLVAGWLLERRGRSGWAGVLIGLAGLLKVWPVGLLALALLQGKRRLAWSGAATLLAGTLASLAVLGPGTYADYLGPVRAAEIFWIPNGASVSLVSAIMRLFTGYPDTELPLPALLHGLSLEEAALLAEAVAGLVLVGTLVFLWRCWRRRQSETVSALSLGIAVTVLMLVFPLVWFWEIIPLILPGATTVLGLRQVSRPPRWWFVLIALGLLPLLIHRSWMIDLAAWLLHQQTPGLAGLGAFSYGLPTYGLLLFAGMQAWLLWRASAPQVARAQEIAGAAREQHEYITETIPRTLEA from the coding sequence GTGCGGCGGCGCGTGACGGATTCAAGACCAATTCCCCGCAAGCGATTGCTCTGGCTGCTGGGCAGGGTTGGCTGGGGCGTTCTCTTGCTGCTGGGCGTCTTTCTGCTGGGCAACGAGGTTATCCTGGTTAGCCAGCAGCGCACCGACTTTTGCCAGGATTACCTGGCTGCCCAGCGGCTGACGCAGGGTATCGCGGTTTATTTGCCTATGCACTGCTGGACCGGCTTCATCCCCTCGCCGTTCCAATATGATGCGCATCCCCCCTTCTCGATTCTGCTGATCTGGCCGCTCAGTGTACTGCCCCAGGTTCCCGCGGCGATGCTGTGGGGGCTTGGCTCGCTGGCGGGCTATCTGCTCAGCGGCCTGTTTTTGCTGCGCGCACTGGGCTGGCGCTCGCTGCGCAGCCTGACGCTTTTTGTGCTGGGCAGCGTTTTCTGGGAGGCGCTGACCATCGGCATCGGCGAACAGAACTTTGGGCAGTTGCTCACCTTCTTGTTAGTGGCCGGATGGCTGCTGGAGCGGCGTGGGCGTTCCGGGTGGGCGGGTGTGCTGATCGGCCTGGCCGGGCTGCTCAAAGTCTGGCCGGTGGGTCTGCTGGCGCTGGCGCTGCTCCAGGGCAAGCGACGCCTGGCCTGGAGTGGGGCAGCGACACTGCTGGCGGGAACACTGGCGTCCCTGGCAGTGCTGGGGCCGGGTACGTATGCCGATTATCTAGGGCCGGTGCGCGCCGCTGAAATCTTCTGGATACCGAACGGAGCCAGCGTCTCGCTGGTCAGCGCCATAATGCGCCTCTTTACCGGCTATCCCGATACGGAGTTACCGCTGCCCGCTTTGCTTCATGGGTTGAGTCTGGAAGAAGCCGCGCTGCTGGCGGAAGCGGTGGCTGGTCTTGTGCTGGTGGGGACGCTGGTCTTCCTCTGGCGCTGCTGGCGACGGAGACAAAGCGAGACAGTGAGCGCCTTGAGCCTGGGCATTGCGGTGACGGTCCTCATGCTGGTTTTTCCGCTGGTCTGGTTTTGGGAAATTATCCCGCTGATTTTGCCCGGCGCGACAACGGTCCTGGGGCTGCGCCAGGTCTCCAGGCCGCCGCGCTGGTGGTTTGTGCTGATCGCGCTGGGTCTGCTGCCTCTGCTGATCCATCGGTCCTGGATGATTGATCTGGCCGCGTGGCTCTTGCATCAGCAGACGCCTGGGCTGGCAGGATTGGGGGCCTTTTCTTATGGCTTGCCGACCTATGGGCTGCTGCTCTTCGCGGGCATGCAGGCGTGGCTGCTCTGGCGGGCCAGCGCCCCACAGGTCGCGCGCGCTCAGGAGATCGCTGGGGCTGCGCGTGAGCAACACGAATACATCACAGAAACGATACCCCGTACCCTGGAAGCGTAG